One segment of Drosophila ananassae strain 14024-0371.13 chromosome 3R, ASM1763931v2, whole genome shotgun sequence DNA contains the following:
- the LOC6496935 gene encoding procathepsin L, whose amino-acid sequence MRIFLVFGYLCFLKHKILASDVNNKNVTESEYKNEFEIFKNENNRKYLRNDDEFRSFKAFEENYKIIEKHNKNFQEGQTSFRLKPNNFADMNTDGYLKGYLRLIKSHTEEGADNIAEIVGSPLMTNVPESLDWRNKGFVTPPHNQQTCGSCYAFSIAESISGQVFKRTGKILNLSEQQIVDCSVSHGNQGCVGGSLRNTLNYLQSTGGLMRADDYKYVSRKGKCQFVSDLSVVNVTSWAILPAHDEQAIQAAVTHIGPVAISINATPKTFQLYSDGIYDDPMCSSASVNHAMLIIGFGKDFWILKNWWGHHWGESGYMRIRKGVNMCGVANYAAYAIV is encoded by the exons ATGCGGatatttcttgtttttggatacttgtgttttttaaaacataaaatcctAGCTTCTGATGTTAATAATAAGAATGTAACTGAATCAGAGTATAAAAACGAATTCGAAATCTTCAAA aatgaaaataatagaaaataccTTCGTAATGATGATGAATTTCGAAGCTTTAAAGCCTTTGaagaaaattacaaaatcatcgagaaacataataaaaatttccaaGAGGGTCAGACTTCTTTCAGGTTGAAACCGAATAATTTTGCTGACATG AATACAGATGGTTACTTAAAAGGATATCTAAGACTTATAAAAAGCCACACAGAAGAGGGAGCAGATAATATAGCTGAAATAGTGGGCTCTCCACTTATGACTAATGTCCCGGAGAGCTTAGACTGGCGGAACAAAGGATTCGTTACACCGCCACATAACCAGCAAACTTGCGGATCGTGCTACGCCTTCAGCATTGCGGAGAGTATTTCGGGGCAGGTTTTCAAACGCACcggaaaaatattgaatttgaGTGAGCAACAAATCGTTGACTGCAGCGTGTCCCATGGAAATCAAGGATGCGTTGGAGGATCCTTACGCAATACCTTGAACTATTTGCAAAGTACTGGAGGCTTAATGCGAGCGGATGATTACAAATATGTATCAAGG AAAGGAAAATGCCAATTTGTTAGCGACTTATCCGTTGTTAATGTGACTTCCTGGGCCATCCTGCCTGCCCACGATGAACAAGCAATACAAGCTGCAGTAACTCACATTGGACCGGTGGCTATATCGATTAATGCCACTCCAAAAACATTTCAGTTATACAG CGACGGTATCTACGACGATCCGATGTGTTCATCAGCTTCTGTAAATCATGCCATGCTGATAATTGGGTTTGGAAAGGACTTCTGGATTTTAAAGAACTGGTGGGGGCATCATTGGGGCGAATCGGGCTACATGAGAATTCGCAAAGGAGTTAATATGTGTGGTGTAGCCAATTATGCTGCATATGCCATTGTCTAA
- the LOC6498576 gene encoding ATP-dependent Clp protease proteolytic subunit, which yields MLKNAVSRLLQINSAKCAGRTSLVRNINLIPMVVEQTGRGERAYDIFSRLLKERIICLMGNITDDISSTVVAQLLFLQSENVNKPIHLYINSPGGVVTAGLAIYDTMQYVKPPIATWCVGQACSMGSLLLAAGAPGMRYSLPNARIMIHQPSGGAQGQATDILIHAEEIIKIKRQLTSIYVKHAKNSYDEMCSRMERDHFMTPEEAKTLGIIDHVLEHPPETVSETGPTSDGNVTGKTITDEADKKRSKQAA from the exons ATGTTAAAGAACGCTGTTAGCCGCTTGTTGCAAATCAATTCA GCAAAATGTGCCGGTCGAACGAGTTTGGTTCGCAACATCAACCTGATTCCCATGGTGGTAGAGCAAACCGGCAGAGGTGAACGGGCCTACGACATATTTTCCCGCCTGCTCAAGGAGCGAATAATATGTCTCATGGGCAACATCACCGATGACATCAGCTCCACCGTAGTGGCCCAGCTGTTGTTCCTGCAATCGGAGAACGTCAACAAACCTATTCACCTTTACATCAACTCCCCGGGTGGCGTTGTAACGGCGGGCCTAGCGATCTACGACACGATGCAGTACGTCAAACCGCCCATTGCGACGTGGTGCGTCGGACAGGCGTGCTCGATGGGATCGCTTTTGCTGGCGGCGGGAGCACCTGGGATGCGATACTCATTACCAAATGCCCGGATAATGATTCACCAGCCATCAGGCGGCGCACAG gGTCAAGCAACGGACATCCTGATCCATGCcgaggaaataattaaaattaagcgTCAGCTGACCAGCATATACGTAAAACATGCCAAAAACTCATACGATGAGATGTGCTCGCGAATGGAACGCGATCATTTTATGACTCCCGAGGAAGCCAAGACACTGGGAATTATAGATCACGTTCTTGAACATCCACCAGAGACGGTTTCTGAAACAGGACCAACATCGGACGGCAACGTTACCGGAAAAACCATAACAGACGAGGCCGATAAAAAAAGAAGCAAGCAGGCTGCTTAA